A window of the Lactuca sativa cultivar Salinas chromosome 7, Lsat_Salinas_v11, whole genome shotgun sequence genome harbors these coding sequences:
- the LOC111892052 gene encoding glutamate receptor 2.7, with translation MPSFSPSKFTSVFLVSVILSFSLTTVAENRTTNIGVIIDERTRAGKEQKTAIEIAVQKLNSGSKDHKLAIYFTNSSGDPLETASSANELIEKQKVRVIIDTNSWEETTVVAKVGERARVPVISSTTAALQPLSHLQWPFLVQMTDLDISNEINCIVSLIKAYNWKRIIAIYEDNVYGGEYEGFSILSEALQKIDSIIEHRVVVPHFTSPFDPKETIRDDLATVLTTKQSRVFIVLKSSLSTATRVFEEANKLGLTGRDSVWILGNGFSSILDSIDPLVFRPVEGALGIKTYYSDKNPRFLEFRSTFKAIFKSNYPEEDKSEPCIYAIRAYDSVETVWRALDHLGNLNDTDSGFQEKLLDTILSNNFSGLTNTIAFKDGKLSEPQVLQLVNIVGKSYKELAFWSPGSGFSNTSLKQLSIIWPGDLINRIPKGWVMPNNVKKMKIGVPDSTSFQRFVKVEWIESTNETKYSGFCIAVFRAVVATLEEQYGYTLPYEFINHTGSYDDLIDKVYYKTYDAVVGDVTILANRSKYVEFTQPFTESGLSMVVPVRTDPQRAWKFMRPFTIEMWLASGGILFYTMFVVWFMEHQVNREFRGRWMDQLGTALWFTFSSLFFSHRENIRSNHSKVVVMIWLFVVFILTSSYTASLTTMLTVRMLEPTVQDIELVRRENAPVGCDPDSFVGKYLRDVLNLKNIKNITSQDEYPENFKNGNIVAAFLELPYQKYFLKEYCNKYMAIGPSYKFGGLGFVFPKDSPITDDVSGAILSLLEEGRIINMENQWLDTSQNCSSSDSGVESERLSLDNFWGIFVISGATSTLSLLLFLYRLLHNKIEQRIISYHGSQWNNNNESRFRRAIRLVMIMLSLNPSRVQPRENLDSSQEWNHQNPPQWELVSPTEVPEHLEIGRPTQLEIPMRKIEHTMTI, from the exons ATGCCTTCCTTTTCACCTTCAAAATTCACCTCCGTCTTCCTCGTATCAGTAATTCTATCATTCAGTTTGACCACAGTAGCCGAAAACCGAACCACGAACATAGGAGTGATCATCGATGAAAGAACCCGCGCAGGAAAAGAACAAAAAACCGCCATTGAAATCGCTGTCCAGAAGCTCAATTCAGGCTCCAAAGATCACAAGTTAGCGATTTATTTTACAAATTCTAGTGGAGACCCTCTTGAAACTGCTTCTTCTG CGAACGAATTGATCGAAAAGCAAAAAGTGCGGGTAATAATTGACACGAATTCATGGGAGGAAACTACAGTAGTAGCAAAAGTAGGAGAACGAGCTCGAGTCCCTGTTATTTCATCGACTACTGCCGCTTTACAACCACTATCGCATCTTCAATGGCCTTTCTTGGTACAAATGACTGATCTTGATATATCTAACGAAATAAATTGCATTGTATCACTCATAAAAGCTTATAATTGGAAACGAATCATTGCGATTTATGAAGACAATGTGTATGGTGGTGAATACGAGGGTTTCTCGATATTATCCGAGGCACTTCAAAAGATCGATTCCATAATCGAACACCGTGTAGTTGTTCCTCATTTCACTTCACCATTTGATCCAAAAGAGACTATTCGCGACGATTTAGCGACAGTTTTGACAACAAAGCAATCACGGGTTTTCATTGTGTTGAAGTCGTCTTTATCGACTGCAACTCGGGTGTTTGAAGAAGCTAATAAACTCGGATTAACAGGGAGAGACTCGGTTTGGATTCTTGGAAATGGGTTTTCAAGTATTCTTGATTCAATCGACCCATTGGTTTTTCGACCCGTGGAAGGTGCTTTAGGAATCAAGACTTATTATTCCGACAAAAACCCGCGATTTTTAGAGTTTAGATCCACCTTTAAAGCGATCTTCAAATCGAATTATCCTGAGGAGGATAAATCTGAGCCATGTATCTACGCTATACGTGCATACGATAGCGTAGAAACTGTCTGGCGTGCGTTAGATCATTTAGGAAATCTAAACGATACAGATAGTGGTTTCCAAGAGAAGTTGTTGGATACAATTCTATCAAACAACTTCTCTGGTTTAACCAATACGATAGCTTTCAAGGATGGAAAGCTATCAGAACCTCAAGTGCTTCAACTAGTGAATATAGTTGGAAAAAGTTATAAAGAGCTTGCATTTTGGTCACCCGGGTCGGGTTTTTCGAATACCAGTTTAAAACAATTATCTATAATTTGGCCCGGGGATCTAATAAACCGAATTCCAAAAGGATGGGTGATGCCTAACAATGTGAAGAAAATGAAGATTGGTGTTCCCGACTCTACTTCGTTCCAGAGGTTTGTGAAAGTCGAATGGATCGAGAGTACAAACGAGACCAAATATTCCGGTTTTTGTATCGCGGTTTTTAGGGCTGTTGTCGCTACTTTGGAGGAGCAATATGGATACACGTTACCTTACGAGTTTATAAACCATACGGGCTCCTATGATGATCTGATTGACAAAGTCTATTATAAG ACATACGATGCGGTTGTTGGTGATGTCACAATACTCGCAAACCGCTCAAAGTACGTTGAGTTCACGCAACCATTTACAGAGTCGGGGTTGTCGATGGTGGTGCCAGTGAGAACGGACCCACAAAGGGCATGGAAGTTTATGAGACCATTCACGATAGAGATGTGGTTAGCCTCCGGTGGCATATTGTTCTACACAATGTTTGTAGTGTGGTTCATGGAGCACCAAGTGAATCGAGAGTTTAGAGGACGATGGATGGATCAACTCGGGACTGCATTATGGTTCACCttctcttctcttttcttctcaCATA GAGAGAATATAAGAAGCAATCATAGCAAGGTGGTTGTGATGATATGGCTCTTTGTCGTGTTCATTTTAACCTCAAGCTACACGGCTAGTCTTACGACAATGCTCACGGTCCGTATGTTAGAGCCCACTGTGCAAGACATCGAGTTGGTAAGGAGAGAAAATGCACCCGTGGGATGTGATCCAGATTCTTTTGTGGGCAAGTACTTAAGGGATGTTTTGAACCTCAAAAATATCAAGAACATAACAAGCCAAGACGAATATCCCGAAAATTTCAAAAACGGAAATATAGTGGCTGCATTTCTAGAGCTCCCCTATCAAAAATACTTTCTCAAAGAGTATTGCAATAAGTACATGGCCATTGGTCCTTCCTACAAATTTGGCGGTCTAGGCTTT GTTTTCCCTAAAGATTCTCCGATAACCGATGATGTGTCAGGGGCAATTTTATCCCTCTTGGAAGAAGGTAGGATTATCAACATGGAGAACCAATGGCTTGATACATCCCAAAACTGTTCAAGTTCCGATTCCGGGGTGGAATCGGAAAGACTTAGCCTCGATAACTTTTGGGGAATATTCGTCATATCCGGTGCCACTTCAACACTAAGCTTACTACTTTTCCTCTATCGGTTGCTCCACAACAAAATTGAACAACGCATTATTAGCTACCATGGCTCTCAATGGAACAACAACAATGAGAGCCGTTTTAGAAGAGCAATCAGACTTGTTATGATAATGCTTAGTTTGAATCCTAGTCGAGTCCAACCGAGAGAAAACTTGGACTCATCGCAGGAATGGAATCATCAAAACCCGCCACAATGGGAATTGGTGAGTCCCACGGAGGTCCCGGAGCATTTGGAAATTGGTAGGCCTACTCAACTTGAAATTCCCATGAGAAAGATAGAGCATACTATGACAATTTGA